In Hamadaea flava, a genomic segment contains:
- the moeZ gene encoding adenylyltransferase/sulfurtransferase MoeZ — MSLPPLVEPAESLSVDEIRRYSRHLIIPDVGVEGQKRLKNARVLCVGAGGLGSPALMYLAAAGVGTLGIVEFDVVDESNLQRQIIHGQSDVGRSKAESAAASIREINPYVQVEIHNTAVDRENVFDIFRQYDLIVDGTDNFATRYLVNDAAVLLGKPYVWGSIYRFDGQASVFWAEHGPCYRCLYPEPPPPGMVPSCAEGGVLGVLCASIGAIQVTEAIKLLAGIGEPLVGSLQVYDALEMTYRKIKVRKDPNCVLCGENATQTELLEDYDDFCGAVSVEAQAATENSTITASELKDWQDAGKDIFLVDVREPAEYEIVRIPGSTLIPKGDILSGQALAQLPQDRQIVLHCKSGVRSAEALAALKAAGFSNAVHVQGGVLAWIKQIDPSLPVY; from the coding sequence GTGTCTTTGCCGCCGCTGGTCGAGCCGGCCGAGTCGCTCTCGGTCGATGAGATCCGCCGCTATTCGCGCCACCTGATCATCCCGGACGTCGGGGTCGAGGGGCAGAAGCGGCTCAAGAACGCCCGGGTCCTCTGTGTGGGCGCGGGCGGCCTAGGCTCACCGGCCCTGATGTACCTGGCCGCGGCGGGTGTAGGCACCCTCGGCATCGTGGAGTTCGACGTCGTGGACGAGTCGAACCTCCAGCGCCAGATCATCCACGGCCAGTCCGACGTCGGCCGGTCCAAGGCCGAATCGGCCGCCGCGTCGATCCGCGAGATCAACCCGTACGTCCAGGTCGAGATCCACAACACCGCGGTGGACCGGGAGAACGTCTTCGACATCTTCCGGCAGTACGACCTGATCGTGGACGGCACGGACAACTTCGCCACCCGATACCTGGTCAACGACGCCGCCGTCCTCCTCGGCAAGCCCTACGTCTGGGGCTCGATCTACCGCTTCGACGGGCAGGCCAGCGTCTTCTGGGCCGAACACGGCCCGTGCTACCGCTGCCTCTACCCCGAACCCCCGCCGCCCGGCATGGTGCCGAGCTGCGCCGAAGGCGGCGTCCTCGGCGTACTGTGCGCCAGCATCGGCGCCATCCAGGTCACCGAGGCGATCAAGCTCCTGGCCGGGATCGGCGAGCCGCTGGTCGGATCGCTCCAGGTGTACGACGCCCTGGAGATGACCTACCGCAAGATCAAGGTACGCAAGGACCCGAACTGCGTCCTGTGCGGCGAGAACGCGACCCAGACCGAACTGCTCGAAGACTACGACGACTTCTGCGGCGCGGTGTCGGTCGAAGCGCAGGCCGCGACCGAGAACTCGACGATCACGGCGTCGGAGCTGAAGGACTGGCAAGACGCGGGGAAGGACATCTTCCTCGTCGACGTACGCGAGCCCGCCGAGTACGAGATCGTGCGGATTCCGGGGTCGACGCTGATCCCGAAGGGAGACATCCTCTCGGGGCAGGCACTCGCGCAGCTTCCGCAGGATCGGCAGATCGTTCTGCACTGCAAGTCTGGGGTTCGGTCGGCTGAGGCGTTGGCTGCGCTGAAGGCTGCTGGGTTCTCTAACGCTGTGCATGTTCAGGGTGGGGTGTTGGCGTGGATCAAGCAGATTGATCCTTCGCTTCCCGTCTACTGA